One region of Culex pipiens pallens isolate TS chromosome 2, TS_CPP_V2, whole genome shotgun sequence genomic DNA includes:
- the LOC120416681 gene encoding diacylglycerol lipase-beta-like produces the protein MPALRLFGRKWLAASDDLVFPCLFEIVFRIVWLGLISCVTSTYWSVTAECDEQAGLAVRIYLAGTLVLISVNMVLLVLLVNRSAQGCITEVQKRTLVAPLLVVKILLILPETGLNVFGTMWAFCGTIECKSEDKISQTVIEAIVLFNWVVFALIIFGLAIVFDPLGSAKYKNGRDSNDNGPTESAIHRKVSKLWFRRFRWAFCCLRKDEFGHEAFTQVASLLSALFRGTDLVPSDIMAGCVLLRVRQKRETREMRRIRMLNDDGPRYSTDITRVFATSPAWMTIKNARHFLRFALAAYGWPMVCYMHCCTGPYRLIPKMTCCACFRRKPQIIIDDNCCLCHVSGVRYTSRIRSEDVLHASFKNHVFELPFCVLADHSTKSIVISIRGSLSMRDVFTDLVANAERFEAPGMPPESSAHRGMVAGVDCMLKRLREGNMLERICNMYPEYTLVLTGHSLGAGVAILLAAKLRSRFPDLRVYAFATPAGLLSREAARYTEGYAFTIGVGDDFVMRLGVDSIENLRTSVIETIRACKLPKWRIMLNGFGYALFGVPSRDLETTWHDVTEITKKAGQSPLLNERPIQTVTAAENGVLSSEISKRRFAKTRLFTGGRILHIVRRKKTELEKKTNTGGPTFEMRWATAEDFMELKVMPRMLLDHLPDNVFRTLTRILEEQKTHNGSMLSLQEI, from the exons ATGCCAGCGCTGCGTTTGTTCGGCCGGAAATGGTTAGCCGCGTCGGACGACCTTGTGTTTCCGTGCCTGTTCGAGATCGTGTTCCGTATCGTATG GCTCGGGCTGATATCATGCGTAACGTCGACGTACTGGAGCGTGACCGCGGAGTGCGATGAGCAGGCCGGGCTGGCCGTGCGGATCTACCTGGCCGGCACCCTAGTGTTAATTAGTGTTAATATGGTTCTACTCGTGCTGCTGGTGAACCGCAGCGCCCAAGGTTGCATTACCGAGGTGCAGAAACGCACCCTGGTGGCGCCCCTGCTGGTGGTTAA aattttgctaattttgccaGAAACCGGACTGAACGTCTTCGGCACCATGTGGGCCTTCTGCGGAACCATCGAGTGTAAGAGTGAAGACAAAATATCTCAAACTGTGATTGAAG CAATCGTACTATTCAACTGGGTAGTGTTTGCGCTTATTATCTTCGGATTAGCGATAGTGTTTGATCCGCTCGGGTCGGCCAAGTACAAGAACGGCCGCGACAGCAACGACAACGGTCCCACCGAGTCGGCCATCCACCGGAAGGTCTCGAAGCTGTGGTTCCGCCGATTTCGGTGGGCCTTTTGCTGCCTGCGGAAGGACGAGTTTGGCCACGAGGCGTTTACGCAGGTGGCAAGTTTGCTGAGCGCGCTGTTTCGGGGGACGGATTTGGTTCCGTCGGACATAATGGCCGGGTGTGTGCTGCTGAGGGTGAGACAGAAGAGGGAAACGCGCGAGATGCGCCGGATACGGATGCTGAACGACGATGGACCGAGGTATTCGACGGATATCACGCGGGTGTTTGCGACCTCGCCGGCGTGGATGACGATTAAGAACGCGAGGCACTTTTTGCGGTTCGCACTGGCCGCGTACGGTTGGCCGATGGTGTGCTACATGCACTGCTGCACCGGTCCGTACCGGTTGATACCGAAGATGACTTGCTGTGCGTGCTTCCG CCGAAAACCCCAAATCATCATCGATGACAATTGCTGTTTGTGCCACGTGTCCGGCGTTCGGTACACTTCCCGCATCCGGAGTGAGGACGTACTGCATGCTTCTTTCAAGAATCACGTGTTTGAG cttCCATTTTGCGTGCTGGCAGATCACAGCACCAAGAGCATCGTCATTTCGATTCGAGGCAGTCTGTCGATGCGAGACGTGTTCACCGATCTGGTGGCCAACGCCGAGCGATTCGAGGCTCCCGGAATGCCTCCGGAGTCGTCCGCCCATCGTGGAATGGTGGCCGGAGTGGATTGCATGCTGAAACGCCTTCGCGAAGGAAACATGCTCGAGCGAATTTGCAACATGTACCCGGAGTACACGTTGGTGTTGACGGGACACAGTCTGGGCGCCGGGGTGGCCATCTTGTTGGCGGCCAAGCTGCGTAGCCGGTTCCCGGATCTGCGGGTGTACGCGTTCGCCACTCCAGCTGGTCTGTTGAGTCGGGAAGCTGCTCGGTACACCGAGGGGTACGCGTTCACCATCGGCGTCGGGGACGATTTCGTGATGCGATTGGGGGTGGATTCGATTGAAAATCTGCGAACCAGTGTTATCGAGACGATACGGGCCTGCAAGCTGCCCAAG TGGCGAATAATGTTGAACGGTTTCGGGTACGCCTTGTTTGGTGTACCGTCTCGTGATTTGGAAACCACGTGGCATGACGTGACGGAAATCACGAAAAAGGCCGGACAAAGTCCGCTGCTCAACGAGCGACCAATCCAAACGGTGACTGCTGCG GAAAACGGAGTACTTTCCAGTGAAATCTCCAAACGGAGATTCGCCAAAACTCGATTGTTTACCGGAGGAAGAATCTTGCACATTGTGAGGCGCAAAAAGACGGAGCTTGAAAA AAAAACCAACACCGGCGGTCCCACCTTCGAGATGCGCTGGGCCACCGCCGAGGACTTTATGGAGCTCAAGGTGATGCCCCGGATGCTGCTGGACCACCTGCCGGACAACGTGTTCCGCACGCTGACCAGGATTCTCGAGGAGCAGAAAACTCACAACGGATCGATGCTCTCTTTGCAGGAGATTTAG
- the LOC120416683 gene encoding uncharacterized protein LOC120416683 produces the protein MKWITLFLFYLHSLQCQANDHATATINHRQFSSQVHLDAATGLPTLHKSDCECLTKIHLVTTRTAVEPQQVPPLGLCRCQECEAHELDEQGNPKFNCHERHVPEKLVMRRLNRHKRAFSWEDIIGKISLMGSIDNQYSKKTQGYFHYNYGTSDSPGEAGVKPTTAKPATTTTKLPETTPPE, from the exons ATGAAGTGGATCACGTTGTTCCTGTTCTATTTGCACTCCTTGCAGTGCCAAGCCAACG ATCATGCCACCGCCACAATCAACCACAGACAGTTCTCGTCACAGGTCCATCTCGACGCTGCCACCGGGTTGCCAACGCTGCACAAATCCGACTGCGAGTGTCTCACCAAAATTCACCTCGTGACCACCCGCACCGCCGTGGAACCCCAGCAAGTCCCGCCTCTCGGATTGTGCCGCTGCCAGGAGTGCGAGGCGCACGAGCTTGACGAGCAGGGAAACCCCAAATTCAACTGCCACGAGCGTCACGTGCCGGAAAAGCTCGTTATGCGACGATTGAACCGACACAAGCGGGCCTTCAGCTGGGAGGACATTATCGGGAAGATTTCGCTGATGGGGAGTATCGACAATCAGTACAGCAAGAAGACGCAAGGGTACTTCCACTACAATTACGGAACTTCGGATAGTCCGGGTGAGGCAGGGGTGAAGCCAACGACGGCAAAGCCGGCTACGACGACGACTAAGCTGCCTGAGACGACCCCGCCGGAGTAG